Within the Zea mays cultivar B73 chromosome 10, Zm-B73-REFERENCE-NAM-5.0, whole genome shotgun sequence genome, the region CGCCGGCGGGGAGAATAACTCCGACGAGGGTGGAATGGTTTCTCCGGTGAAGCAGCGTCTGATTTCTTGCTTCGAGGAGCTCTACGGGGCTTTGGGGAAACTAGCAGAGGCACGGGATTGAGCGAAGATGGCCGGGAGTGGTCTGGCCATGGTGGCTGAGGGCTCGGGCTGCTTGGCGGGTGgcgcagagctcgccggagctaagtacTGGGCTTGGGGAGTCAGGTGAGGCACGGAGGGAGTACGGCCGAGGCTTCCCTACTCTTATAGACgtaggcgcggtgcacgggcgggcgTGGACCAGCGCGGGCGGGAGGAGGCGCACGGCGTGGCACGGGTGCACGGACTGGCGTGAACCAAGCATGTCAGCCACAGTCGAGCACGTGGCAccattgcttctgcccgtgttctaacGCTGATAGGGCGCAGATCTTCGTGAATTTGGGCAACATCGCTGTGTAAGATTTGTTCCCCCGACTAAGCTCTGTTGTTTGCACGTGGAGCCGAGCGATTTCGGGTCAAGGGCAGAGAGTTGTCGCCTCGTCAATGTTCCAGTGTCACAAGACCGAGTTCCGAGGTAAATCCGTGCCAAGATCATGTCAAACGGCTGAGTCTTGCTCCCAAGTTTTTCCAGGgcatgttcaaggtaatttggcgccaTCTTTATATTTGGACTTATTTGATTCAAGTTTTGAAAAATAGAGAACACAGTCGGTCTTTGAAAAGGGCTGAAAtttagatttctgaatttctgaatttttccATAGGGCATTACTTCatgggctgttttggggattttggaaaattcaaatgaccaatcttccttactacattttgtaggttatttagtgcactaaaactttgttaattggttcatatcaaaattttgtgtttttcccaagtcttttctccaattccctttatgtgcttaaatggcCCATTTGAAAGGTGTTAGGGTTTTAGATGTTTTTCTCACTTGAGGTGTATGATATGTTTAGAGTGTGGCTTTTGAGATGAAAGAGACTTAACTTAGGTTTTAGTTCTTTAAGTTTGATGTCTCTTGCTTAAATAaaatcacatgtgataatggtcacaagTTGGGCCACTGgggaaaaaccctaagtaacactggggtgttacagcaatcatgactgaaaggaagcgtcgggagatggaggactagaaatgcaagattggtggatctcaggttgggagtagcagccgtccccgcaactcaggcaacccacctcagcaattcaagcaaggtcaaccacaccagcaccagcaccagcaccagcatcagcgtcagaaccagccacagcagtaccagaggtagtttcctcagcagcagcagcagcagtaccgtcagaacaactaGCAGGGAGGAAATCAATAACAACATCATagaaaccaggcacctcgccttcctgtccCATCAACCAACCAAAACAACCAAGCAGCGCCAgcgcaaggaggaagtcgtgcatgtttccactgtgggggaACAAGGTCATTGggcaatcattgcccaaagaaagcagctcagcagcaaccagctcccaatgccccagtcagacagaatgcaatgcagcaaggaggTAAAAACCATGGGCAGCCTCGTGCCcaatatggaaaggtgaaccacttggaggccaacACATTCAAGGAGATTCcaagagtggcactaggtacgttttcagtcgagtaccattctataaatgtgttatttgatactggagcaacgtatTCTTTTGTGACTatgtcatgggtagaatcacataatataccagtagcacccatgtatccacctatgagggttagttcgattggtggaagaacccaaacagatagattttccctagtgcaagagttcaaataaggggggtagagttccccgctgatctaatagttatgggtaaccaagatgcaactatagatgtcatcctagggatgaactggctaaccaaatatcaaactagtcttagctgtgacaagataacggtgaagttagtgtccctatcaggagaagaagtgttagtggagttggtcttgtctggaccaaggaaaggaagttgtcactgagtcaccgcccatattgaggagattaaaccatcagaagctatcaatgtagtatcagaattcccagatgtgtttcccgaggagttaccaggtatgccacctgaaaggaaagttgaatttgccatagagcttataccaggcactaccccaatttccaagagagcATAtcaagtgtctggaccagaattggtggaattcaagaagtagattgatgagttgttagaggaaggctacatcagaccaagtacctcaccttgggcagccctagTGCTATTTCTGGAAAAGAAGGATggtacaaagaggatgtgcattgactacagatccttgaatgaggttactgtcaagaataagtaccccctgcccagaattgaagacctattcgatcagttgagaggagccagtgtgttctcgaagatagatctaaggtcaggttaccatcagctcagaatccgaccttcagacatacTGAAGATAGCAttcgtcaccaagtatggactgtatgagttcatggtcatgtcatttggtttgacgaatgcgccaacctatttcatgtacttaatgaacagtgtgttcatagactacctcgacaagttcgtagtggtgttcattgatgattttCTTATATATTtctagaatgagcaagagcatgaggagcatttgaggaaagtacttcagagactACGAGATTgttagttgtatgccaagcttagcaagtgcgagttctggatcagtgaagtcctgttcttgggtcacatcataaaccaagagggATTGGTTGTGGATTCGAAGAAGGTAGCAACTATTCTGGACTAGAAAGCACCAGAAGatgttcgaggaatcaagagtttcattggaatggctggttattatcggcatttcattgaaggtttctccaagattgccagaccaatgacagccttgttggcaaagaaggttgagttcaagtggaccccagcatgccaaaagtcctttgagacattgaaggagaaattGACGATGGCACTAGCATTGATTCTactagatgttcacaagccattctcagtatattgtgatgcttcatacactggcttgggatgtgtgttaatggaggaagggagagtagtggcatactcgtcccgccagttgaagattcatgagaagaattatcctactcatgatccggaattagcagccatggttcatgcgttgaagacctggaggcattatttgtatgggcagaagtgtgatatctacacggaccacaagagtctcaaatatatattcactcagtcagagctaaacatgagacaacgaagatggcaagagttgatcaaagatcatgagctggagattcattatcacccaggcaaagcaaacgtggtTACGGATGCTcttagcagaaagagtcaagttaatatgttggccgctcacccgatgccatatgagctagcgaaggaattcgatagactgagtctcggatttctgaacaacactcaagcagtgacaattgagttggaacccactctagagaaagacatcaggaagggtcagaaggatgatgaaaagatcaacgagatccggcagtTGATCATAGATGGAAAATGCAAGGATTTCAGTGAAGATGCGGAAGGAGTGAGTTCAAGGATAGACTTTGTGTtctgacatcaaatcgatccgagAACTAATTCTcaaagaagctcatgagacagcatattctatacatcctggtagtgagaagatgtaccaagacctaaagaaacGATTctagtggtacggtatgaaaagggagatagcagagtatgtggctgtatgtgacagttgtcagaggattaaagcagaacatcagagacctgcaggtttgttgcagctgttgcagatccctcagtggaaatgggatgagatcaggtggactttatagtcggtttgcctcgcacttgtactggttatgactccatctgggtagtagtggaccgtttgacaaaggcagcccatttcataccaatcaagaccacctacaacagtgcagtgttggccgaactatacatgtctcggattgtgtgcttgcatggcgtaccaaagaagatagtatcagatagaggcactcagttcacctctcattttttgcagcagttgcatgaagctctgggcacacacttgaagttcagctcagcttatcacccgcagacatatGGTCAAACAGAGtgtaacacccgggctttaaggaacaaagtcgagtgcatctcatacatgcgccaaagaagacaacatatacaataacagagtgtatagagataaatgtcacaataatcagagtattatttacatagcggaagtcttacaaaataaaatataaatatagatcgaactaaaatccatccttggcgccagaaagtcaactgggagatgccacctagctcgaatcgaactcctcgctgtggctcctcttgaaccacatgttcttctcctatggggggtgtgtgagacagcaagggtgagctcacacatgttcatcgctcaacaagttgtgggtaataatgtggcatgatctcaccaaaggtgggagttcatgtgatgtgtaaggctgatcaacaatagaagttaaagctgagcattgcttttaataagttggtcaaaattttattagcagttactaaatgtaagtgaataccaaaccataataaataataatagaacaaattaataatcaatcccatgcaatgcatatgacaaattaaatttaagttccataaattaatcatgcgagagttctgagctgctcatgacagtgagctcggctagtataccagttttacactgcagaggttgtaccctgtacccacaagtcatgtatcccatgttgctagggtttgcaaggcccttagacactaccgaggtgaatggctagggatccactacgaggcctttacaatgttccactagcttccgaaaacccgctacagtttatggaaagagcacttgcaagaatccctcgtctgaccgccatcgcaacaaaatcaacccgagaacctccttgcatgcaactcccctactgcccttgccccttacgggtaaggtagtcttccactagctttcctaattagtcagccaagggcgtcccattccacccttgtggtggcacgtgtttctcaggttaagctccatgttccaattaacatgaacataaatagaataacaaaataattggaacatggatataatgaaatattaacccaaaaccaaataatgcaatagcataactacccaaatgattcaggggtaaacaaggtaaacaggataaacagactagggtgacctattgggtctcatcaaaattaaacctatgcattgaatagtgataataaagaatattattgggtaacaaaagtggatcaagggcacaacttgcctgggacttgagattgcaggtaccagggtgattcttcagatcctcgaaacctcacgctagtcgtagcaatacaaacaaactgttggaacttgctctcctaggcaagttgatccaacggggggatgaaagcaacgtaaacaaggtttcaactcgagatggcaatagctctgttaatccagcctctcaagggcactgtacgggggtatttataggtgcctgagtgcccaatgtctcaatgtaaggacgcatgtaccctcaggcacctggactatccctagaatattcctataaaggagggttacatactatcattacagaaaagctattacaaaacgggcccgtaacacgcttctccgtgcggggcttgttacaatgggccgaatcccacgtgggcctccaggccgggtgaggacgtgggacggggcgacgtcATCGTAGGCCTTCATCTCGTAGTGTACAAggcgaagggtggacctcgcTGGTTCTTCTGCTTCCGTTGGCGCAGTGAGAaagacgaaggctggagcgaagggtagcatctttgccttcgccccaacatttgtcctccgagggaccagttcgactgagtcgtctggtgccgaagacgtcgctagatcgtggagacgctgccctcgctcgaaatggttccgcgggggtttttgatgtgaccgttgacggacgcggtactgttggactgcgggtttcccgaagcgttgcGTCCCGTGTATAAAAAGAAGGGCGGCGCGGCGCGGTTCTAGTGCACTTTCTGCGccacaaaaccctagcctccttttgaaaccgcttgtccgctcgcctgccctccttgctcctgctcgtcggagatctggcccgcgtcaagcagaccgcccgccgccgccgacggtacgtagccatgccgtcctcttcctcgttTGCAGCGAGTACCCCGCCGGCCACCGCATCGTCAGAGGACACTTTGAGCGACTTGGCGGTGGAATCGCTACATCCTGGTGATACACTGGAgtttggcgtgtcgtagatctccTCGGTCTGCGTTCAGGATATGCAGCAACTTGGgtattttggcagcggagtggggCGTGTTCCGGGGGTGGAGGAGGTCCCCAAGCCGGAGGGCGAGCTGGTCGTGTTTGAAGCGTTTTTCACCGCTGGCTTTCATCTGCCTGCACATCGATTCGTGGAGGAGGTCCTGCGGAgattcgaggtccaggtccaccagctgacgccgaatgtcgtggtggccctggcgaagtatgtctgggcgatgaCTTCATATGGTGGTCAGCCCTCTATGGAGATCTTCGCAAAgcattactgtctgcattggcaaaagtggaaaattggacatgagattgcacaatttggatcgtgcacatttaccccgaggactgggaagacttcgatggaagtcgtggagttggttccctgcacCCGCAATAAGTGgtgcaactggtgggatttctggttttatgtttccgaaggcacagtcgaagaccacccagggctcctCGTGGCCGTcttgtgctcgcattattacgtagcgtacccacagtttgaggtggcggaggatgatgaagacgaaggagcccttcggCGCACtgtccgcatgagtagcgggcgcgacttagttgaggagtttgtcgggtatggggtatggcccttggtgcatggctgggcgctgggcgaagtatgccctcgcgagatgccctcccgggGCGGGCAacgggtgcgaagtcctgccttcgcgttggatttgcgtggccgagatcccgccgcattcgtgcgtgaagcggaggacggtgcggcgaggatcgtggggcgctatgtgccgaagacagagggtctgcggagctAGGATATCCATGGGTCCAATGACAGATTGAATTGGGTCCTCAAATTGAACCGCTTGCCATATGGTGGTTATCTCGGGGAAGACGCcaccgaccgccgcgggaagaaaccgatgggcgtgaccgaggaagggccttcgcaggaggctgccccggccactaagaagagaaaattaggtactatagTGGGGGGAATGGGGGTGTCTGATTGTTTTGTTGTGGATTTGATGGGAACGTGCatagccctcgggggaaggatgtcttcgcccgagctccaggagtcttcggcgcgaatgctggaggttaccgggggtcgatggcccaagaatgttccgatcccccgcgcggctggtgaAGACTTCTATACGTCCCACATGGAATTCTTtgcttttgctggcgacgacgatgtcatccacatacgtaaatatgtttctgctgacttggctctcgagcaccactttggtgaggcgagagaatgtggacccagcgttcttaagtccctccggcattctgatgaagcaatacgtgccgaagggtgttatgaaactagtgctggccttgtcttcctccttcatatatatttggtggtagccggagaaacaatcaaggagtgacatgacttcgcacccggtcgCACTATCaacgatcttgtcgatccgaggcagtggGAAATTATTCttgggacaggccttgttgaggctggtgaaatcaatgcacatccgccgcttgccgctcttcttttgcaccatgactacgttgacgagccacgtagggtaggtgaCTGGATCGATGaagttggcctcaagcaggcggtgtacctcggccttagtggcttctgtcttctcatcagacatcttgcgcagccgctgcttctttggcctcaccgaagggtcgattcccaagatgTGCTTGATGatagagcgactgactccgaccaggtcgagggcggaccaggcaaagacgtccttatttttggacagacaggagaggagtctctcctcgtcatgcgaagtaaggtctttgcttatgatgaccgtttgcttgggcgttgcctagtcaaggggaacagtcttggtcccatcgttgctctgcagctgtgccttttcatgctctttggtagttgggctggtagcctcggggacctcgcgctgcgcCGTGAGtcagtgtacgttcctttgccctggaacgaagtctcttttatgttgcgcgcggcctgctggttgccgtagactgtgatcgcgccttgcggacccgggatcttcatgcacaggtaaagtccgtgaatggctgcctcaaacttgttgatggagccccgacccattatggagttgtacgggtacaccatgtcgacgatgtcgaaagtgacttgctcacttcgtgcattaggtgctacaccgaaggagaggggtagctctattttgccgacaggaaaggtgcccttgccgccgaagccatacagggggttgtccgaaggttAAAGCAagatgtggctgatgcccatgcggtcgaaggcgtggaggaaaatgatatccgcctagctgccgttgtcaactaagactttgtgcaggtcccagcctgccacgctgcagttgataaccatggcgtcgatgtggggtgtgctacgcaggtcgacgtctctggcgtcgaaggtcaatggcacatgaaccactttgtctgcacgactggaccggtgacggcgacatggttgatgctgcgatagtggtccctcttctgtcgcttcgtgtcgaagtcgacgctggaccccccattgatcatgtgaatgactccgtgaTACGACTGATCagtgaagtcttcttgttttggtgcttgggggtggttggggtggtggatgtttggctattgcgggtgtggaggtgggactcggggaggtacgatttgtacctcctggtgatgttggtatgcgtggttaggtggatgctgagcggggccgtggttgtagggttgtgggggttgttgatatgtgtgagcgacaactcttgggttgtcggctggttgcgcccgagacatcctgtctctggtggccttcgtttcccggcagtcccttgttgggtgcgcgcagtcttcgccgtggaacaagcagtaaaatctgcgcggctgctgcgcccgtcctcgaccccgaccacgagttccgttgccgcggccctaggggggataatcttggtggcggggggcctcaccagcggggtgctagttggcgatgttgtgtacctgctgctgactgcggccgtcccgaccggagtctgactgcgatGGTCTCGTCCAcgttcggctggactgcggagggtctttgggtttcctctaggactcgaccttgcgctggtggagctctttggatctggcatatttttcgaatagctgatacagctcctggaggttcttgggtggatctctgacgcagtggctgtaaaggacgccagcccaaaggccactgatggcgtagtgaatggcgatttggtcatcaaccgaaggcagttgtgacttgagagttagaaacttgcggtagtactcccgcagagtttctctttccagctatttgcagagtgacagttcagccaaggcgtcagtgtctgggctatacccttggaagttgagcagaaatttgtcccggagacttctccaggagtcgatggacaatgggcgcaacctggtgtaccaggtgagagccgggccttcgagggcgatgatgaatgatttggccatcgtggcgtcgtcccctccggatgatgcaacggcgacttgatagctcatgatatactgtgctgggtccctgccctgaagttggcgggccatggtgacacttgcaggtgcggcgccaggggactccgctcgtcaaggtagttgacaccttggaatgatgtggcgtgcgggatgacgggtgcgcgctgaggaatgaacaggtcttcgaatggtgcgcgctgttggaggggtgggccgtgttgcagatcaagttggccttcgcgctacatgagcgcaatctcttgctcaagctcttgagccctctgctcctcgtcgcgtatcatctggcgcaccttggcctgcacagagacacgttggcgcttggccttgaGGATAtctttctgcttttggaggttgcggttcttgatgcgcaaggcccgcagctgtagttgttcctctgttgaaatgccgatgacttcgccatcctcaGTGGCGTCTCCGCCCTCcgatggagcgaagcctggggaaggttgcggttgtcctccggagctgcaggtgcggagactgcctccgggtgtgggttgttcattgtgttgcctcttgctgagtgcgtcgtcttcgcaggcttcttggtgggtggtgtctacaagggccttgccctttttctcggccagcagcgctgccttcgctgcttcatcaacggatggggctgccttcgagctagctctcttgggtgccatcgcgggtggttttttcgtggcacaaacggtgggcgccaaatgttcgaacttgctctcctgggcaagttgatccaacggggggatgaaagcaacgtaaacaaggtttcaactcgagatggcaatagctctgttaatccagcctctcaagggcactgtacgggggtatttataggtgcctgagtgcccaatgtctcaatgtaaggacgcatgtaccctcaggcacctggactatccctggaatattcctataaaggagggttacagactgtcattacagaaaagctattacaaatcgggcccgtaacacgcttctccgtgcggggcctgttacaatgggccgaatcccacgtgggcctctaggccgggtgaggacgtgggacggggcgacgtcgtcgtaggccttcgtctcgtaGTGTACAAGGCGAAGGGTGGACGTCGCCGGTTCTTCTGCTTCCGTTGGCGCAGTGAGAaagacgaaggctggagcgaagggtagcgtcttcgccttcgccccaacacatacatggtatagataaaattaacatcacaccaaacataagaacaaacagaataataatgatctacgtgttgctacgagatcgcaggttcgagaactactaagttcggagttacgattaaggagttacgaTCTTTTAAAAGATATgcatgattaaaatattaaactatattataaattggttaatataaatcatataagaggttattctataaatatttATCTCAACTtttatctaagttataaattgatcatatatcatattctagtagtctataatgataagcagtttaaccacactaaccaacatcagttaaatctctacaactattaagagcctaatgtagactgcccccgcctccccCACGCCCGCCCGCCGCAATCCCCAGTCCCCAACCGCCCTCCGCAATCCCCTACCGCCCGCCGTGATACCCGCCGCCGCGGCAGCCGCCCGCCGCAACCTCTGCCTAGATAAGGATAGGGGGCGCCCTCCTCCCTCGATCATCCGCACTTGTGTAGCCATCGCGCCATCTACACCGGCCACCGCCACACGAAGGTTCGTCTCTGGCCTTGCGGCTTGCGACCTCGAGGTGACCGAGCCCGCGGGCTCCATGACGACAACGGTGACGCCGGAGGCAAAGATGGCGGCGCAGCAGCAGGCCCCCGCGTCGCGCTCCTCCTCCCGACCTCGCCGTCGAGTCCCTATTCCCGCCGGACCTCGATATCTTCGCAGGCCGCTGGACCCCGCCGGGGCGGGTGACCGATGCAGTGCGCTCTCGATCCGTGCAGAGCGCAGGTGGTTGGATGGCCGCCCGTGCGCAACTACCGGAAGAATACCCTCGCCGCCGCGACCGCCTCCAGGAGCAAGGCGCCGACGGAGGAGGCCGCATCCGGAGCTGGGCCCATGTACGTGAAGGTGAGCATGGATGGCGCGCCCTACCTCAGGAAGGTGGACATCAAGATGTACTCCAGCTACGAGGACCTCTCCCTGGCGCTCGAGAAGATGTTCAGCTGCTTCATCGCTGGTGAGTGGTGTTCGGTTCTATGCCTCTGTTCCATGCTTTTCCCTCTTGTATGTTGCATTCACGGACATTTCTCGAAGCTTGTCGATTGGATCCGTTGTGATGTACTAGGATTTAATACTACAAATAAGTAGGAGTTTGAATATTTTTGTCGAATAAAAGTTGCTTTCTTGAAACAAAGATTCATAAGACTTGTATGAAGATAGCATTCATACATCGATGTGTTATGCATGTATAATCATAAACAAACACCAGGCACAATACAAAACATACGGTCATTTTGTGCACAACGAGATATTTCTGCTTATCATGCCACGAACTCCACCTGACTTGGCTGCACTGCTCTTTTTTTTATCATAGTTCCGTGTAGCTCTACTAACGGACAAGTAATTGGGGCACACGCACAGTTTTCACGGCCTAACAAATAATCATTAATGTGTGAACAGAAACTAAATGCCATACAAATCACTGAACAGTTTTTGCATAGTATATCTTTTTTTCACAAGGATATTTACTTAGCCTGTGATTTTAAAGGTCAAAGTGGTCTGCATAAATCATCGAGCAAAGACAGACTGACTAATGGCTCAAAGGTGGATGCCCTCAAAGATCAGGAGTATGTCCTTACATATGAGGATAAGGATGCAGACTGGATGCTTGTCGGTGATCTTCCCTGGGAGTAAGTACCTTTATATTGTCATATATTACTTTCAATATAACTATAGACCTTGCCCTTAACCCTAGCCTCTGTATGCTTAAATCATAGAGTAGATTACCTTCAGAGTTGGAGGAGCTCACCATTAGGGCGGTTCTTTTGCCTACCGACAAAGAGGAACGGCGGTGGCCTCACAGTCTCACACAGGGGCAGTGAGGTGTGGTGGCAGGCTTCCCTTCACTAACTGCGGAACAGAATAGATCAGATCAGTGTTTTCGTGTGGGGAAGAGTTGGTAACAGCGAACATTGGGTCCCATACCGGTTGCTCTTCCCCTTTTATATGCACGGTGCGAGAGGGAGCCACAACCAATAGGTTGTTACGCCCCCTGATCAGGGCACATTATGACAGGATAGGATCGACTCGGTCCATAATTGAATCAATTGGGATCAACCCAACAAAGTTTAGTTTATTTGTTGTTAATGTTATTGACATATTATATGACTATGAAAATAATACCGTTCACATTATTTCTCCACTTGTGAATGCATTACGTTATACCATCAGTAGCTCGCTGTAGTGTTAATTTTTCCTCAACTAGCTACGGTGACATGCAAATAACAAAAGGATGAAAAAATGCACAATGTACTTATGGTGTAGGTATTGAACATATCTGTTCTATATCTTGGTAAGCTGATTACCATGTATAAGCTTCATATCAGTACAAGATAC harbors:
- the LOC103642379 gene encoding auxin-responsive protein IAA5, whose translation is MQCALDPCRAQVVGWPPVRNYRKNTLAAATASRSKAPTEEAASGAGPMYVKVSMDGAPYLRKVDIKMYSSYEDLSLALEKMFSCFIAGQSGLHKSSSKDRLTNGSKVDALKDQEYVLTYEDKDADWMLVGDLPWDYFTSICRKLKIMRGSDAATAVVVWHITECCYITEFVRSTHFRGRGLGNIGVGGGYSSAVCSLGD